The genomic interval tctatacatggaattctccaggcaagaatactggagtgggtagacaacccttctccaggggatcttcccgacccagggatcaaacctgggcctcaagcattgcaggaaggttctttactgcCTGCGCCACCAGAGGAGCCCAGACCTTTCAGAAACCACAAGCAATTTGGCTGTCTATAGTACACCCATGGATATGTACTTGACCATATGGATTATTTTGAAACGTGTTACTCAGATTGTGAGGccagaatgaaaggaaaatgaaaaaatgccAGATTCTTTAAATTGTACGTCACTCTCTTTTCCTCCAAATGCCATCACTTACCCCTTAtttctagagtttttttttttttttctacccgcTTAGAGAAATTTTTTCTGAATTTGTTTCAGTTTGCAAGCATCACTCCTACCCCATGCTATATCTCTGCCATCTTACATCTCCACTAATTATGAGACATAGGCTTCCTGGATTATGACTATTTGTAGTCATATATCATCAACAAATCAAAAGTGAATGGTCTTTTTTCACTGGATGTAATGGAATGCATACTAGACTCAGAAACAAACGACCCAGTTTGAATTCCGATTATACTCTGTTCTATCTTGTACTCTTGGCCTAATTGATGAAATAaacttctataaaaaaaaaaagtatatggaataaatgtagaagaaatgaCTTGATTAGAAAAGCATTGTTTTCATCCACTAATAAAAAATTGACTTAGCCAAAAGTCATTAAAGACGAAATGATAAAAAATTGATGGGATCAATTTGAACAGAGCATCAGGCTGTTGCACCCTGAAACGCTGATCAATTCAGCTTCGCTGAGAGTAGTATAATCAAATAGTATGTGCATCCTGATGAGGGTTGCCAGATACAATATGGGATGctgagtaaaattttattttcagataaataataattttaatataaatatgacCCATGATATATTTGGGATATTCTTACCCTACAAAAGTTACTTgttgtttatttaaaattacCATTTAACTAGGTATCTTGTATATTCTTACTGGAAAATACcaaggagagaagagcctggtggactatagtccataaggtcgcaaagtgTTGAATACAAGCATGCacttgtatatgtatgtgttaaatTTGATAATCCTACTTGATGTGGTGCaagattttaatatatattatatagtctaGCACAGCTATGTATAACTTATATATGGTTTAATGTAGTATGATACATTTTATAGTACATATGTTTAATACAGTTTAATAAATTGAACTTACCTCTAATTAAACCTTTAGAACTGACTTCCAATCTGCAGAAAACACAGGAGACAGAAGAACAAATTAAATGATACAATAAGTAAATCGATATCCAAAAGTGAAATTTTGACCTGGTTTTTACACCtgtcaatgaaatagaaaaaaaattgggTGGGGGGGGAGGAGAATGTCAGAATGCTCTAGATCAAAGATATTCAAAAGAGGATGATTTTACCCCCAGGGGATATTTGACActatttagaaacatttttttcattttctctaatgTAGTGGCGGGAGAAGCAGTGATGATACTAGCATGTAGcaggtcgaagccagggaagctACTAAACACTTTGTAACCTCACACAACAAATGCCACCCTCCTCATGCCCCTCCACTCCCCCCCACACAAGAAAGAGCTATGAGGCTTAAAATGTCAACAGTGCTTCTGGTTAGAACCCTGGTCTAGACTAAAAAAGACCTTAAAGACTTACCAACCACATGTAATACATGATGCTCATTTAAGTCTTGAAGAGTACTTCAGTGATAGAAGGCAAGATAGCTGTTTAAGAATAATACAGTAGataaaaaattgttatttataTGGGAAAGATTCATAGTACATTGCTAAGAGAGAAAACAGGCTGCATATAAAGAATATGTATAACATAACCTCATGTTGTTAAAAAGAATCACGAGCTacaaaaataatgtgtgtgttagtcactcagtcatgtttgactctctgagaccccaggaACTATAACtctctagactcctctgtccatggggagtctccaggcaagaatactggaatgggttgccgttcccttctccagaggattttcccaacccagggatagaacctgggctctttgcattgcaggcaggttctttatcgtctgcgccaccagggaagtccaaaataatacaaaaataataacCATCCCATTTTTGACGTAAACATAAGTGTACATGTATAAACAGATACAAACATAAAAATGCatagaaaaataatcagaaaaccagtcatcaaaatgtgtaaagtgttgggagttccctggtggcccagtggttaagaatccgtcttgcaatgcaggggaaaagggtttgatccccggtctgggaagaccccacatgctggggagcagctgagcccatgtgccacagctattgagcctgtgctctagagactcCAAGACTTACTAAGTCCTTGTGCAGCAACGGCTGAAGCCTgagcgccctagagcccaggctccacagcaagagaagccaccacaatgagcagcctgcacatcacaatgaagaggagcccccactccccacaactagaggcagcatggccaaaaaaaattaaggaattaactagatatttgaaaaaaattcagtgttgGTATTTCTAAGTTGGAGACCATAATAATTTGCattatcttatttttcctttcttgtgctTATATATGATGATCATACATCTATATTGCTATTTTAATCAGAGggaaaatagaattattttggaaagaaaattctTAGAGTTGAAGATCCTTATGGCCATTCTCTTttacgttgttgttgttcagccactcagtcacgtccgactcttttcgacccgaTGGACGGCAGCacatcagacttctctgtcttttgctatcacccagagtttgctcaaactcatgtccatcaagtcggtgatgccatccaactatctgttgtccccttctcctcctgccttcaatcttcccagcatcagggtcttttccagtgagtcagcacttccatcaggtggccaaagtatcggagcttcagcttcagcatcagtccttccaatgaatattcagggttgatttcctttaggatggactgacttgatctctctgctgtctctcaagagtcttctccagcatcacagtttgaaagcatcggttcttcagcactcagccttctttactaaAGTGGCTTCTCAAACAGCTCCCAAGGGTACAGATGAGTTCAGTGTCTCAACTGATGCAAACACAATTTGCCACAAAGATTCCGCCCCGGCTCACCAGGGGCTTGAGAGGGTAACAAGAATAGTaatagtagtgttagttgctcagttgtgtctgactctttgtggccccatggactatagcccgccatggactatagcctgccaggctcctctgtccatgggattctccaagcaagaatactggagccattcccttttccagaggatcttcccgacccagggatggaacccaggcctcctgcatcgcaggcagattttttactatctgagttaGAGGGAAGATCAGGAAAGAGCACAGAGACCTTCTCAATGAAGAGGTCGTGCTGACCCAGAAACTCAACTTGCTGAAGTGGAAAGCTGCTGctgtttcattctctttccaGAATAAGCCAAGAATGAACCAAAGGGAGCATGAGGAATGGGTATGAAAGTATCTTCTCTCCAAACAGAGGAGATGGATCTCTCTAAAAGGGAGAGTTGGGCTGCGATGTATGTCAGTGAGGTGTTAAGAAATTGACTGTAAGCTGAAACTGGACAAGAGAAGCCCCGGCTCCTGTAACCCTCTGCCTGCCCTGATTTTACCTGAATAAGTTTCAGGAAGTTGGCTGCTCTCTAATACTGAAAAGCTAAAATCTAGGGTCTTCTCTTTGTAAGTTTATCCAGTAACCCTATGGTTACTGGACTAAAATCAATGCAGTATTAGTCTGTGAAACTTTCAAATCCCCAACAGTTAGCAAGCAAATGAGAGTCTCTCTCATTTACTACCCAAGTTCCTAACAAAGCCCTTGAGATAAGCTCTAGGGTCCTCTCATCCTTACCTTCTTAGTACCCTGGAgggattttgaaagagatggtCTCAGGAGACTTGGGGTAGAGGGATTTGCTCCTCTTGGGGAAAATACTCCTAAAATCTGGAGTTTAACAgactgcatttttttcccctgggtcGCTTCTCAAACCAAAAGAATCAATGTCCCCAGCTTCAAGGAATATATAGCAATAATTTGAGATTCTCTAAGAGTTGGAGACGtcagagtgactgaacatgcatcgATACTGGAAGAGCTGAGTTTTTCTTGCTTTGTGGGTTTTAGCTTCCCTTTTAAACACCTCTTGAATATATGGTGTTTTCACCTGTTTCCTCTGAATAGATTCAGCCTTTCAATATCTTTTAATGATCACTGTCTGAAAAGTGACTCCTTTTCCTTATTACTAAGGTCTGGCACAGCAAGCAGCTGTTGGCAGAACTAAATGAAAATGGAATGCCAtgtgtattttccaaaatattattattttccctcTATGATTTGCAATATTTTTTGGCTGTATTGATTCTCATGTTCATTAATATTATATTTCTTCATGCTCACCTTGTTGCGGTAACAGATTCAAGGACATGAAAGTTAGGTAAGACATTACAATGATATCCAAGTATTTTAAACATTATCAGAttgaaaaggaaatagaagatGGGATAATGTGGGGATGTGGTAAGTTGCAGGGAACCAGGTATTGAGTCAATAGGAAGTAACATTTTCTAAGAACTAAgaccatttaaaaatagaattgacGATCATATATCTATATGGGTCTGTGTAATGAGGTAGTATGCAACATTAGAAAGGAAAAGTGAGATAGATTTAAGTACTGGTATGGAAAGTATTCAAGATATTAAGGGGAAGAAACTAGCTGTAAACTGGTATGTGCAGTCTAGTTCCATTTGTGCAAAATTGAAATGATACAGAAATATACATAACTGAACATAGAAATTTTCTAGACAGAAATAAACCAggtgaaataaacaaacaaacataaattaTGTTTACTTCTGGACCAGagaaggcaaaggaagaaaagagaaaactaacTTTTCTGGTTATCCCTTCCATAcagacagctttttttttttttttctgccttaagCATTTTTATCATATGAAAAGCCCAGTTTTATTTCCTTAAGTAAACTTAATTTCTTAAGAGGGGGATGCTAACTTGTAAGAGAATGAATTTCCAATCATTGGAAGCAGAGTTTGGCGGCTATTTGTGAGGAGTGCTGTGCCTTTAAAATTACCTCGTGACTCTAAGGTCctatgattcagttatatttaaAGGACTCAAAGCTACCAAGCACATGAGTATTTCCAACTTGCTTCCAGTTGGAAGCAAAGACTTGGATAATGAAATGAATAAGATTAACCCCTTGCCTAGGATTGGTCGTTAGGTCTAAGCAGAAAATGATGTCTctagaaggaaatatttttattttttcatggagAGAGACTTTGGTCAAAAGATCCAGAATCCCAGGAAACAGAAAGTGGTTTAAAGTGTTGCTTTTTTCAGTGACGGGAGTTCCGCGGGAGGCTGCCATTTTGTTTCAGTTATCCCGCCCTCACCATCCCAGGGTTATCACCCGCCAGTTCTTTGTCCCCATTTCCCTGAGACGATGATGGGGGAGGAGATGGACTTGCAGGAATGCACACGCTCAATTCAATCTTTACTCGCCTATAGCCtagcttatttttctttcattccccTTAATATAGGTAGGATTGATTTTTCCAGTTAGATAAGCTTTGAATTTTATCTTGCTCAGTAATACATCATGAATCTCAGTTAAACAGAAGTGGTTAAGGATTAGCCCATCACCACATCTCAGTGGAAAAGGAACACATATTTGGTCTACATTTTCTCTgttattgaaaataatttcaatttttctgtttttcaaaatctgcctTATTTTAACTACTTGCATTCCACTATAGTAAGAGTCAGAATTGGTTCTgtgtttatttcagattttaatatttcattcattatagatttttgcattcattttttaaaacactgcatTAAAATCTTATTCATCTTGATTACTGTgttgttttcttagtttttaaaatgtttttggtaTTCCCTTAAATTCTGCCTCACTTGCTACACTATTTCCAGCACTGTTCAGAACTATTTTCTTTTTAGCAACTACGGcctttccttaaaaactggaagttAATTTCCTTTGAATCTGGCCCTTGGGTGCTCAAATTTCTATAAAATGCCTGTTTAGAGACTTTAAGTTAGTGGTGCTTTATACTGtcaattttttcttctctgcagtAAATTAACCCACTGCTTTCACCTTTTCTTCTCAGTAGTCCTCTCTGCAGCCTCACTAGAAAGTTCCATTTTGGCAAAGAATTTAAGAATTTTGCTTTTGtgtttagaagaaaataattaagaagaAAATCTTGATTACATAgagaacataaaaagaaaattaattcattattcagaaaaaatattttttgaaagcatGTGTGCTGTTGAAtgtgtttcattcttttgttaattccttttctttttacaaaatttgatctatttatctatctatgtatctatctttCCATATCAGCCCTTTATAGACATATAATGGCTTGGTTGCCAGTAGATGGATATAACTTATTTAATCATACATTATTTTTGGTATTCATTGTTGTATTATAAATAACCTCATAAAAGCTTTTTGTATATCCAGGTGCTTATCTCTGataatttccttaaaataaataattagaagTGGAATGTAAAGCCAAAGAAAATGGACATGCATTGACACTAATATGCTAGTATTTCATATCCTTGTTTAGACACTTCCAAATTTTTCTAGTTTTCACATAGTTTTTCAGCTTTTCCAAGTTTTTCCTAATGTAATCTCATTCTCAGAGTGAGGAAAatgcattaattatttttaataaaacaaaacaaaaatattttcttcctcatcTGCTTTGTAGGCATTTCTTGACATTTCTCAGGCAGTCATGGTGCAGAACAAGTTACAttggttttaaaattaaaagtgtaGATCTAAGACTTAATAATTGTGGCTGAATCACCTAATCCAATGTGTCTTTAgcttccccatctgcaaaatggaggtaATTCTTACCTAACATATGAGATTGCTATGCTGTTAAATAATATTGGTAAAAATTCTCTAAACTAAAAAGTGACATAAGGGACTATTAtcattgatattattattattattaaacatttatattaATGAAAACTTTCTGATCCCCAGTAACTCCCCAGTAGGAAATACATGTGCAAACTGCTTTCCCTAAGAAACCTGTTTATAATTCTGAAGGCATCAGAAAAGAGAATTCAGACTTTAGGAGTGAGTCAAACTGCCTGTGAAAATCCAAATCCAAACATAAGGcagaaaacacacagaaatacacactGCCCATTAGAACCAGTTACAGTGCAGCCCTGAGCAATTGGATTGATAGGTCGTATTTAGTCCTGAGAAGCCTTGCTGGGCAAGAGGAGTCttggaaaataaagaaagcaaagtggCTTGTTAACAAAAACATGTGTATGTGGCGGGGGTGGCGGTGGGGCGGGGGACCATCAGATTGGAAGCTATTGAATGATTTGTGAAAAGGGTTCATGAACGATGCAAACAAGTGGGACAGGGAGAAAGCAAACACTTCTGTCTTGTTGGAGCAGATAGTGTTGTCTTGTTTGGCAACTTAACAGGGAAGATGTttgagaaaatgataaaaactgTGCCTTAAACAACAGAGGAAGGGTTGTGGGCAAAGTTAGAACATTAAGTTACAAAAAAATCTGAAACTGTAATCCAAAGAAAATCTTTCCAAATTTAACTACACATTCCCTATTTCTCCAGCCTTCATTTTCCCCAACATCTATGTTTCCAACACACCAGGAAACCTTTTCCACATTTGACccagccttccttccttccatttcatCCCATCTccattcattcttttgtatgagtCTCCATACATGAAATTGTTTCCtgactgtgtttttctttcttttacctaCAGGTGAAGAGCAGTCTCCATTAACCAGGCATCCATCAGGAGCAGATCCTAATTATTTCCTTGCCTTTGTGTTCTCCTGCTCAGAGCAGTGGGCGCTGATGTATTCTGACTGCCTGTCCTAAGTTTCCTGGAATTTATCAATGAAGACAGAGAACCACACAGGGGTGAGGGAATTTATTTTCCAGGGTTTCACCAGTTTTCATGAACACAAGCTCACTCTCTTTGTGGTTTTCCTTACCTTGTACCTTTTAACCTTGTCTGGTAATGTCATCATCGTGACAATTATCAGCATTGATCGACGCcttcacacccccatgtacttctttcttaCTGTGCTTTCCACTTCAGAGACTCTGTACACATTGGTCATTGTACCTCGGATGCTGTCCAGTCTCGTAGGCCTGAGCCAACCCATCTCCTTGGCTGGCTGTGCCACCCAGATGTTCTTTTTTATCACTTTGGCCATCAACAACTGCTTTCTGCTCACAGCAATGGgatatgaccgctatgtggccatctgcaaccCCTTGAGGTACATGACCATCATGAACAAGAGGGTGTGTGCCCAGCTGGTGTGGGGGGCCTGCAGCATTGGGGTGTTAGTGGCCACAGTTCAGACTTCCTCTGTGTTCAGGCTGCCCTTTTGTTACAGAAAGGTGGCCCATTATTTCTGTGATATCCGCCCGGTTATGAAACTCTCCTGTGTCAACACCACTATACACGACATAATTAATTTCCTTGTCAGCTCACTCGTCATTGTGGTGCCCATGGTTTTGGTCTTCATCTCCTATATCCTCATCATCTCCACCATCCTCAAGATTGCTTCTGCCGAGGGCCGGAAGAAGGCTTTTGCAACTTGTGTCTCCCATCTCACTGTGGTCATTGTCCACTATGGCTGTGCCTCTATCGCCTACCTCAAGCCCAAGTCAGAGAACATGAGGGATCAGGACCAGCTGATTTCAGTGACTTACACGGTGTTCACTCCTCTCCTTAATCCTGTGGTGTACACTCTAAGGAACAAAGAGGTCAAAGATGCTCTTTGCCGTGCTATTGGCAAAAAACTTCTTGCTTAGAATCTTTAGTAGTTTGATATATAGCCTGTCATATTCTGGGTATTTTtgtaatcacacacaaaaaaattgatCCTATCATTCTTCCTCTACCTAGACAGAGTTGCACAATTTGGTGGCAAGCCTAAATTAAAGAATTAAGAGTTTGCCTgacttgagttttgtttttaacatcatTCTCCTATACTCTCTGTTCATCTGAGAGGTTACCGCCAGGGACATGGTCAGGTGCTGCTCACCAGGAGGAAAGCTGGTAGGAAATAATAAGCAAGAGGGTGGCTGATTGTTTCCACTTTGCTAATGGCAGAAAAGTGGACTGTGTAACACCTGCTTGAAGCAATGGGTTGAAAGATCAACTAAAATGTCAAGTAGAT from Dama dama isolate Ldn47 chromosome 20, ASM3311817v1, whole genome shotgun sequence carries:
- the LOC133040072 gene encoding olfactory receptor 10J1-like gives rise to the protein MPKRNSTCVAEFLFEGFSSFGWQHRLGFFVVFLTLYLLTLSGNAVILTIIRLDRHLHTPMYFFLSMLSISETCYTVAIIPCMPSGLLNPHQTISLQGCATQLFFYLTFGINNCFLLTAMGYDRYMAICNPLRYSAIMGKGACIQLASGSLGIGLSMAIVQVTSVFGLPFFSWNLSMKTENHTGVREFIFQGFTSFHEHKLTLFVVFLTLYLLTLSGNVIIVTIISIDRRLHTPMYFFLTVLSTSETLYTLVIVPRMLSSLVGLSQPISLAGCATQMFFFITLAINNCFLLTAMGYDRYVAICNPLRYMTIMNKRVCAQLVWGACSIGVLVATVQTSSVFRLPFCYRKVAHYFCDIRPVMKLSCVNTTIHDIINFLVSSLVIVVPMVLVFISYILIISTILKIASAEGRKKAFATCVSHLTVVIVHYGCASIAYLKPKSENMRDQDQLISVTYTVFTPLLNPVVYTLRNKEVKDALCRAIGKKLLA